Proteins from a single region of Candidatus Binatia bacterium:
- the guaA gene encoding glutamine-hydrolyzing GMP synthase: MTETVFVLDFGAQYSQLIARRTRELGVYCEIVPYDTPWTALAARRPAALILSGGPESTLVHGAPEMDPAILDSGVPILGICYGMQLLAREIGADLVKLDHAEYGPATLVVTDRGTPLFDGVPNESRVWMSHGDTVVKLPQGYRALASTERCHVAAMGDGGKKIYGTQFHPEVVQTQFGRVVLENFLGEIAGLRRDWKMESFLEQSVEEIRRQVGSDKVICALSGGVDSAVAATLVSRAIGEQLTCIFVDHGLLRQGEAEQVLAAFREILHLNVVAVNARERFLARLLGIEDPERKRIVIGHEFVNVFEAEAAKIPGVKHLVQGTLYPDVIESKTPQSKAGHKIKSHHNVGGLPEHMDLSLIEPLRALFKDEVRALGRALGLPGAIVERQPFPGPGLAVRIIGDVTQERLDVLRSADAIVRGEIDGATLDPHPWQYFAVLTPVKSVGVMGDGRTYANLVAIRAITSEDGMTADWARLPHELLERISSRIVNEVQGVNRVAYDITTKPPATVEWE; this comes from the coding sequence ATGACCGAGACGGTCTTCGTCCTCGATTTTGGGGCGCAGTATAGTCAGCTGATTGCACGGCGCACGCGCGAGCTCGGCGTCTACTGCGAGATCGTGCCGTACGACACGCCGTGGACCGCGCTCGCTGCGCGGCGCCCGGCGGCGCTGATCCTCTCCGGAGGCCCGGAGAGCACGCTCGTGCACGGTGCGCCGGAAATGGATCCGGCGATCCTCGACTCGGGCGTGCCGATCCTCGGGATCTGCTACGGCATGCAGCTGCTGGCGCGCGAGATCGGCGCCGATCTCGTCAAACTCGATCACGCCGAGTACGGACCGGCAACGCTAGTCGTCACGGATCGCGGCACGCCGCTGTTTGACGGCGTTCCCAACGAGTCGCGCGTGTGGATGTCGCACGGCGATACGGTGGTGAAGCTGCCGCAGGGATATCGCGCGTTGGCGTCGACCGAGCGCTGCCACGTCGCGGCGATGGGCGACGGCGGGAAGAAGATTTACGGCACGCAGTTCCATCCGGAGGTCGTGCAAACCCAATTCGGCCGGGTCGTCCTCGAGAACTTCCTCGGCGAGATCGCGGGGCTGCGGCGCGACTGGAAGATGGAGTCGTTCCTCGAGCAATCGGTCGAAGAGATTCGGCGCCAAGTCGGGAGCGACAAGGTAATCTGCGCGCTATCGGGCGGCGTCGACTCGGCGGTAGCGGCGACGCTCGTGTCGCGCGCTATCGGCGAGCAGCTCACGTGCATCTTCGTCGATCACGGCCTGTTGCGGCAGGGCGAAGCCGAACAGGTCTTGGCGGCGTTCCGCGAGATCCTGCATCTCAACGTCGTCGCGGTCAATGCGCGCGAGCGGTTTCTCGCCAGGCTGCTCGGCATTGAGGATCCCGAGCGCAAACGGATCGTGATCGGACACGAGTTCGTCAACGTATTCGAGGCCGAGGCGGCCAAGATCCCCGGCGTCAAACACTTGGTCCAGGGAACGCTCTACCCGGACGTGATCGAGTCCAAGACGCCGCAGAGCAAGGCCGGGCACAAGATCAAGTCACACCACAACGTCGGCGGTCTTCCCGAGCACATGGACCTGTCGCTGATCGAGCCGCTGCGCGCGCTGTTCAAGGACGAGGTACGCGCCTTGGGGCGCGCGCTCGGCCTTCCCGGGGCGATCGTCGAGCGCCAGCCGTTCCCGGGGCCCGGCCTGGCCGTGCGCATCATCGGCGACGTCACGCAGGAACGGCTCGACGTCCTGCGCAGCGCCGACGCCATCGTGCGCGGCGAGATCGACGGCGCCACGCTCGATCCGCACCCGTGGCAGTATTTCGCGGTGCTGACGCCGGTGAAGAGCGTCGGAGTGATGGGAGACGGGCGCACGTACGCCAACCTCGTCGCGATCCGCGCCATCACGAGCGAGGACGGCATGACGGCGGACTGGGCGCGGCTGCCGCACGAGCTGCTGGAACGAATCTCGTCGCGCATCGTCAACGAGGTGCAAGGCGTCAATCGCGTCGCCTACGACATCACGACGAAGCCACCCGCCACCGTCGAGTGGGAGTAA
- the purF gene encoding amidophosphoribosyltransferase — MCGITGVFAPERDAARLAFFALYALQHRGQESAGIAAADGGTIRSHKEMGLLGAIFDEDILSELSGHIAIGHTRYSTTGSSIVVNAQPLLERSDLGDFAFAHNGNLTNTDELRERLAPTTVLQASSDSEVLAKLIVEAKGSMVDRIKSVLQSARGAYSIVLCTQGELYAFRDPWGVRPLCLGKLGENGYVVASESCALGTVGAQYLREIERGEIVRIGADGLESHRVEVEGAQSALCMFEYIYFARPDSRLNERSVYMARYAMGRELAKEHPVDADVVMAVPDSAVAGGIGYAAESGLPYIEGLIKNRYIGRTFISPDQRMRSRGVHLKFNPLVENLRDQRVIVVDDSIVRGTTTPRIVALLREAGAREVHLRITSPPIKHPCYLGVDMATYDELIAANYSVEQIRERTGADSLGYLSLEGLIASVGRRREDMCLGCLIGEYPNVPAAHRLQRAPA, encoded by the coding sequence ATGTGCGGGATAACCGGGGTCTTCGCACCGGAACGCGATGCCGCTCGACTCGCGTTCTTTGCGCTTTATGCGCTGCAGCACCGCGGACAGGAATCGGCCGGCATCGCCGCCGCGGACGGCGGCACGATCCGCTCGCACAAGGAGATGGGTCTGCTGGGCGCCATCTTCGACGAAGACATCCTGAGCGAGCTCAGCGGCCACATCGCGATCGGGCATACGCGCTACTCGACGACCGGCTCGTCAATTGTCGTCAACGCGCAGCCTCTGCTCGAACGCTCCGATCTCGGCGACTTCGCCTTCGCGCATAACGGCAACCTCACCAACACCGACGAGCTGCGCGAGCGGCTCGCGCCCACGACGGTACTGCAGGCCTCCTCGGACTCCGAGGTGCTCGCCAAGCTCATTGTCGAGGCGAAGGGCTCGATGGTGGACCGCATCAAGTCGGTGCTCCAGTCGGCGCGCGGTGCCTATTCGATCGTGCTCTGCACGCAGGGCGAGCTGTACGCGTTCCGCGATCCGTGGGGCGTGCGCCCGCTCTGCCTCGGAAAGCTCGGCGAGAACGGCTACGTCGTGGCGTCCGAGTCGTGCGCGCTCGGGACGGTCGGCGCACAGTATCTGCGCGAGATCGAGCGGGGCGAGATCGTGCGCATCGGGGCGGACGGGCTCGAGTCGCATCGCGTCGAGGTCGAAGGCGCCCAGTCCGCGCTCTGCATGTTCGAATACATCTACTTCGCGCGACCCGACTCGAGGCTCAACGAGCGGTCCGTCTACATGGCGCGCTACGCGATGGGGCGCGAGCTGGCCAAGGAGCACCCCGTCGACGCGGACGTCGTGATGGCCGTGCCCGACTCGGCGGTCGCCGGCGGCATCGGCTACGCGGCGGAGAGCGGACTGCCCTACATCGAGGGGCTCATCAAGAACCGCTACATCGGCCGGACGTTCATCAGCCCGGATCAGCGCATGCGCTCGCGCGGCGTGCATCTCAAGTTCAATCCGCTCGTCGAGAACCTGCGCGACCAGCGGGTGATCGTCGTGGACGATTCGATCGTGCGCGGCACGACCACGCCGCGCATCGTGGCTCTGCTGCGCGAGGCCGGGGCACGCGAGGTGCACTTGCGCATCACGTCACCGCCTATCAAGCACCCGTGCTACCTCGGCGTCGACATGGCCACCTACGACGAGCTGATCGCCGCGAACTACAGCGTGGAGCAGATTCGGGAGCGCACGGGCGCGGACTCGCTCGGCTACCTCAGCCTGGAGGGCCTGATCGCCTCGGTCGGGCGCCGCCGCGAGGACATGTGCCTCGGCTGCCTCATCGGCGAATACCCCAACGTTCCCGCCGCCCACCGCTTGCAGAGGGCGCCAGCCTAA
- the cydB gene encoding cytochrome d ubiquinol oxidase subunit II produces the protein MAIAGFIVVAFMLTMYVLLDGYDLGVAAIGPTIARSDRERAAIMASIGPFWNGNEVWLVGAGAALFALFPVAYASSFSGFYLPFIVVLWLLMFRGIALELREHLPSELWHQFWDAAFSLSSALLIVLFGVALGNLLRGVPLDAAGYFQGTFAFLLNPYALLVGAFALCTLALHGGAFLSWRVDGDLGEKARRGMLRLWWAVLILYLAVTALTFAVRAPLGASWLFAMPVISLVTLVDLRRRVARGQAAAAFLESSFFIVTLLTASAGTIFPYLLPAFPQGRGGVSIFAAAPSSVALACALTVTIAGIVIVGIYSPVVWRRMGGKISVE, from the coding sequence GTGGCTATCGCAGGCTTCATCGTCGTTGCCTTCATGCTCACGATGTATGTGCTGCTCGACGGCTACGACCTGGGCGTCGCCGCGATCGGGCCCACGATCGCGCGCTCGGATCGCGAGCGCGCGGCGATAATGGCGAGCATCGGCCCGTTCTGGAACGGCAACGAGGTCTGGCTCGTCGGCGCGGGGGCGGCGCTGTTCGCGCTCTTCCCCGTCGCGTACGCATCGTCGTTCTCGGGCTTCTACCTTCCGTTCATCGTCGTGCTCTGGCTGCTGATGTTCCGCGGCATCGCACTGGAGCTGCGCGAGCATCTGCCGTCGGAGCTCTGGCATCAGTTCTGGGATGCAGCCTTTTCGCTTTCGAGCGCGCTGCTGATCGTGTTGTTCGGCGTCGCGCTCGGCAACCTGCTGCGCGGCGTGCCGCTCGACGCCGCCGGTTACTTTCAAGGTACCTTCGCGTTCTTGCTCAACCCCTACGCTTTGCTCGTCGGTGCGTTCGCGCTGTGCACGCTGGCGCTGCACGGCGGCGCGTTCCTTAGCTGGCGCGTGGACGGCGATCTGGGCGAGAAGGCGCGGCGTGGAATGCTGCGTCTCTGGTGGGCCGTGCTGATTCTTTATCTGGCCGTGACGGCGTTGACGTTCGCCGTCCGCGCGCCGTTGGGCGCGTCGTGGCTGTTTGCGATGCCGGTGATCTCGCTCGTGACGCTCGTCGATCTTCGCCGCCGCGTGGCACGCGGCCAGGCGGCGGCGGCGTTCTTGGAGTCGTCGTTCTTCATCGTCACGCTGCTGACAGCGTCGGCCGGGACGATCTTCCCGTATCTGCTTCCGGCCTTTCCGCAGGGGCGCGGCGGCGTCTCGATCTTCGCGGCCGCGCCCTCGAGCGTCGCGTTGGCCTGTGCACTCACGGTCACGATCGCGGGGATCGTCATCGTCGGGATCTACTCGCCCGTCGTGTGGCGCCGCATGGGCGGCAAGATTAGCGTCGAATGA
- a CDS encoding helix-turn-helix transcriptional regulator: MTLGKRIAARRLALGWSQNELARRAGVNHPTLFKIEADQRRNPSIGVVVLIARALGTTAEALLGIEREETRLLVEANKTSMVVEIRPLGRKLTDAARSRAQSIVAGALERAGARVREAPSPSDEDAEAESHLPAEAGHLAAGGLALVDALQSVRRRLDALEAWRRGQEGRARKRASR; this comes from the coding sequence GTGACGCTTGGGAAACGCATCGCGGCGCGGCGCCTCGCCTTAGGGTGGTCGCAAAACGAGCTCGCGCGGCGCGCGGGAGTAAATCATCCGACGCTCTTCAAGATCGAAGCGGACCAGCGGCGCAATCCTTCGATCGGCGTGGTCGTTCTGATTGCACGCGCGCTCGGCACGACGGCCGAGGCGTTGCTCGGCATCGAACGCGAGGAGACGCGGCTGCTCGTGGAGGCCAACAAGACTTCCATGGTCGTCGAGATTCGGCCGCTCGGACGCAAGCTCACAGACGCGGCGCGCAGCCGCGCGCAGAGCATTGTCGCCGGAGCCCTCGAGCGCGCCGGCGCGCGCGTGCGTGAGGCGCCTAGCCCGAGCGACGAGGACGCCGAAGCGGAATCACATCTGCCCGCCGAGGCGGGGCACTTGGCGGCGGGTGGTCTGGCTCTCGTCGATGCGTTGCAGTCGGTTCGTCGCCGACTGGATGCGCTCGAGGCATGGCGCCGTGGCCAAGAAGGACGCGCTCGAAAGCGCGCATCGCGATGA
- the purD gene encoding phosphoribosylamine--glycine ligase: protein MRVLVVGSGAREDALSWRIAQSPSCDAVFAAPGNAGTASRGENWDIAATDGKRLAQRAADEKVDLVVLGPETAIAAGVGDRLRDAGLAVFGPNRSGGRLESSKIFAKRFMERHGIPTARAAVVHSLEAANKALDEWPGAVVVKADGLAAGKGVVVTADAREAHALLADWYARNKIPGGGSDVLLEERLEGREVSVFAFCDGRAIVPMGAACDYKRAGDADTGPNTGGMGAYSPPAGFPEDLDDRVRELILAPLLRGLLAEGEEYVGVLYCGLMWEGGAPRVIEFNARFGDPETQVLLPRVGGDFAALLQSVANGAMDLSLATLSEQQCVGIVLATQDYPRSNTALAGLNPDVSLGDGCRAFWGASRRENGTVSTGGGRVLTVTALGDDLAQARTRAYASVKELAGRLGTDALTYRTDIAKLP, encoded by the coding sequence ATGCGCGTGCTCGTCGTCGGCAGCGGCGCGCGCGAAGACGCGCTTTCGTGGCGCATCGCGCAATCGCCGTCGTGCGACGCGGTGTTCGCGGCGCCGGGGAACGCCGGCACCGCGTCGCGCGGCGAGAACTGGGACATTGCGGCGACCGACGGGAAGCGGCTGGCGCAGCGCGCCGCCGATGAGAAAGTCGATCTCGTCGTGCTCGGGCCGGAAACGGCGATCGCCGCCGGCGTGGGCGACCGTCTGCGCGACGCCGGGCTCGCGGTGTTCGGCCCCAACCGCTCGGGCGGGCGTCTCGAATCGAGCAAGATCTTCGCGAAGCGCTTCATGGAACGGCACGGCATCCCGACGGCGCGCGCCGCCGTAGTGCACTCTCTGGAAGCGGCGAACAAGGCGCTCGACGAGTGGCCGGGTGCGGTGGTGGTCAAGGCCGACGGATTGGCCGCCGGCAAGGGCGTCGTGGTCACGGCGGATGCGCGCGAGGCGCACGCGCTGCTGGCGGACTGGTACGCGCGCAACAAAATTCCCGGCGGTGGTTCCGACGTGCTGCTCGAAGAGCGCCTCGAGGGGCGCGAGGTCAGCGTCTTTGCATTCTGCGACGGTCGCGCGATCGTGCCGATGGGCGCCGCGTGCGACTACAAGCGCGCGGGCGACGCAGACACCGGCCCCAATACCGGCGGGATGGGCGCGTACTCGCCGCCGGCGGGGTTCCCCGAAGATCTCGACGATCGCGTGCGCGAGCTGATTCTCGCACCGTTGCTGCGCGGATTGCTCGCGGAGGGCGAGGAGTACGTCGGCGTGCTCTACTGCGGATTGATGTGGGAAGGCGGAGCGCCGCGGGTCATCGAGTTCAACGCACGCTTCGGCGATCCCGAGACGCAGGTGCTGTTACCGCGGGTGGGCGGCGACTTCGCAGCGCTGCTCCAATCCGTGGCGAACGGAGCGATGGACCTCTCGCTCGCCACGCTCTCGGAGCAGCAGTGCGTCGGCATAGTGCTCGCAACGCAAGACTACCCGCGTAGCAACACCGCGCTCGCCGGACTGAACCCGGACGTGTCGCTGGGTGACGGCTGCCGCGCCTTCTGGGGCGCATCGCGACGCGAAAACGGCACGGTCTCCACCGGCGGCGGACGCGTGCTTACGGTCACCGCGCTCGGGGACGATCTCGCGCAGGCGCGCACGCGCGCATATGCGAGCGTGAAAGAGCTCGCGGGCCGCCTCGGCACCGACGCGCTCACCTACCGCACCGACATCGCAAAGCTCCCCTAA
- a CDS encoding Bax inhibitor-1 family protein: MAYGLQPQNRFGGPVAPAVPTHSILAQVLGITALGLCVSALAAWLFHDLSPGIGLVAMIVGLILLFSIYAVRRNEGLSLLLFYAFTFCEGVGIAPVVGQYVRAFGPDVVVNAALTTGLGMFALGAIVYATGLDLRRFQGIFMIALMGLIVVGIISIFVRFIHPETYAWITLVIFSGLVLIDFARLRAGGDGLTPVLMATSIYLDAINIFLALLQIFGGRRASD; this comes from the coding sequence ATGGCTTACGGCTTACAACCGCAAAATCGATTCGGTGGTCCGGTCGCGCCCGCGGTCCCGACGCACTCTATACTCGCGCAGGTGCTAGGCATCACGGCGCTGGGCCTGTGCGTCAGCGCGCTCGCCGCGTGGCTGTTCCACGATCTCAGCCCCGGCATCGGCCTTGTTGCGATGATCGTCGGGCTGATTCTGCTGTTCTCGATCTATGCCGTCCGGCGCAACGAGGGGCTCTCGCTGCTGCTGTTCTACGCGTTCACGTTCTGCGAAGGCGTCGGCATCGCGCCGGTCGTCGGCCAGTACGTCCGCGCGTTCGGTCCCGACGTGGTGGTTAACGCCGCACTGACCACCGGCCTCGGCATGTTCGCGCTTGGCGCGATCGTCTACGCGACCGGCCTCGACCTGCGCCGCTTCCAGGGCATTTTCATGATCGCCCTGATGGGCCTCATCGTCGTCGGCATCATCTCGATCTTCGTGCGCTTCATCCATCCGGAGACGTACGCATGGATCACGCTCGTGATCTTCTCCGGTTTGGTGCTGATCGACTTCGCGCGCCTGCGCGCCGGCGGCGACGGCCTCACGCCTGTCCTGATGGCGACGAGCATCTACCTGGATGCGATCAATATCTTCCTCGCTTTGCTGCAGATTTTCGGCGGAAGGCGGGCGAGCGACTAG
- a CDS encoding MFS transporter, with product MQRLPRALLPVYGTTLVETLGYTLMIPLLPAIVRQYHASDVMVGALLSVPAFCSMVAAPVWGKLSDRLGRKTIILIAQFLTLAGYLMQATAPSLFLIFMSRIISGCGGGALGAVQSYIADVTREDQRDLAYSLYGAVFGIAFIVGPVTSGFLIHAGLAVPFFVAAGIELVTILITVLLLPSHMQRTSHTSVKASLRAANAPGVRLVLIRHFLAIFAIVCFLANFALYLNHVLGSPVSEVGWLLAGAGVVGGAALIFVVSPLATRLGNRRVAQIGLLASFLAYGLLSFVTDLWVFGIALIVWAIGSAMVEPTLTALLSVRARPSERGAIMGVSDSINGLAMILGPATGSAIIGANPRYLGVLPAFAALLAFGLGRVRRT from the coding sequence TTGCAACGCTTACCGCGAGCGTTGCTGCCCGTTTATGGCACGACGCTGGTCGAGACGCTCGGCTACACGCTGATGATTCCGTTGCTGCCGGCGATCGTGCGGCAGTACCATGCGTCGGATGTGATGGTGGGCGCGCTGCTCAGCGTTCCAGCGTTCTGCTCCATGGTAGCGGCGCCCGTGTGGGGCAAGCTCAGCGATCGCCTGGGGCGCAAGACGATTATCCTAATCGCGCAGTTCCTGACGCTGGCTGGATACCTGATGCAGGCGACGGCGCCGTCTCTGTTCTTGATCTTCATGTCGCGCATCATCTCGGGATGCGGCGGCGGTGCGCTCGGCGCGGTACAGTCGTACATCGCGGACGTCACGCGCGAGGATCAGCGCGACCTGGCGTACTCGCTGTACGGCGCGGTCTTCGGGATCGCGTTCATCGTGGGGCCGGTGACGTCGGGCTTCCTGATACATGCCGGGCTCGCGGTGCCGTTCTTCGTCGCGGCGGGCATCGAGCTCGTCACGATTCTGATCACGGTCCTGCTGTTACCCTCACACATGCAGCGCACGAGTCACACGAGCGTCAAGGCGTCGCTGCGGGCCGCTAACGCGCCGGGAGTGCGCCTCGTGTTGATCCGCCATTTCCTCGCGATCTTCGCGATCGTGTGCTTTCTCGCGAACTTCGCGCTGTATCTCAACCACGTGCTCGGTTCGCCGGTATCGGAGGTCGGCTGGCTTCTGGCGGGCGCAGGCGTGGTCGGCGGGGCGGCCCTGATCTTCGTCGTTTCGCCGCTGGCCACGCGCCTCGGGAACCGGCGCGTCGCGCAGATCGGCCTGCTCGCGAGTTTCCTCGCCTATGGCCTGCTCTCGTTCGTCACGGACCTTTGGGTCTTCGGGATCGCCTTGATCGTCTGGGCCATCGGATCGGCGATGGTCGAGCCGACGCTGACCGCGCTGCTGTCAGTGCGGGCGAGGCCATCCGAGCGCGGCGCGATCATGGGCGTCAGCGACTCGATCAACGGACTTGCGATGATCCTTGGCCCGGCGACGGGCTCGGCGATCATCGGCGCCAATCCCAGGTACCTCGGCGTCTTGCCGGCATTTGCGGCGTTGCTGGCCTTTGGGCTCGGCCGGGTGCGGCGAACCTAG
- a CDS encoding DUF1297 domain-containing protein — protein sequence MSTEYVARALAVYDRSRVTLCSIGSHSALDVAYGARLQGLRNLVVTAKDREQTYSRYFAVRQDPVPRGCVDEVLELDAFADILRADVQEKMLDRNVLFVANRSFEVYLHQRYGYDAIERQMLVPFFGNRSLLKAEERNPPTVPVLSSSNDSGQVSETDQYALLERAAIRHPRRYASPDEIDGLVMVKAPHARVSFERAFFLASSPEEYGAAARRLIAEGSLTAEALATARIEEFALGPSVNLNFFYSPVLGELELSGTDTRRQTNLEGFRNVPPSALDALRGVTLRMEEAGHVAATILESMLEPAFGMGERFVAASRELCPPGVIGPFALQCIVAAGPPKELVCYDVSLRIPGSPGTRYTPYSAYRWGRDVSVGERIAMEVVMARDTERLEDVLT from the coding sequence GTGAGCACGGAGTACGTCGCTCGCGCGCTCGCCGTATACGATCGATCGCGCGTGACGCTTTGTTCCATCGGGAGCCACTCGGCCCTCGACGTGGCGTATGGCGCGCGCCTGCAAGGCTTGCGCAACCTCGTCGTGACCGCCAAAGACCGCGAGCAAACCTACTCGCGCTACTTCGCAGTGCGCCAGGATCCCGTGCCGCGCGGCTGCGTGGACGAGGTGCTGGAGCTCGACGCCTTTGCGGATATCCTGCGCGCGGACGTCCAAGAGAAAATGCTCGATCGCAACGTGCTCTTCGTGGCGAACCGGTCGTTCGAGGTCTACCTACATCAGCGCTACGGCTACGACGCGATCGAACGCCAGATGCTCGTGCCGTTCTTCGGCAATCGCAGCCTCCTGAAAGCAGAAGAGCGGAACCCTCCGACAGTGCCTGTCCTGAGCTCGTCGAACGACTCAGGACAAGTTAGCGAAACCGATCAGTACGCGCTGCTGGAGCGGGCGGCCATTCGGCACCCGCGACGATACGCTTCACCCGACGAGATCGACGGGCTCGTGATGGTAAAGGCGCCGCACGCACGCGTCAGTTTCGAGCGCGCATTCTTCCTCGCGTCCTCACCGGAGGAGTACGGCGCCGCGGCGCGGCGGCTGATCGCGGAGGGCTCGCTGACCGCCGAGGCGCTCGCGACGGCGCGCATCGAGGAGTTTGCGCTGGGACCGTCGGTCAATTTGAATTTTTTCTACTCGCCGGTCTTGGGCGAGCTCGAGCTCTCCGGCACGGACACGCGGCGCCAGACGAACCTCGAGGGTTTCCGCAACGTTCCCCCGAGCGCGCTGGACGCGTTGCGCGGCGTGACGCTGCGCATGGAGGAGGCGGGTCACGTCGCCGCCACGATTCTGGAATCGATGCTGGAGCCGGCGTTCGGAATGGGCGAGCGTTTCGTTGCGGCGAGCCGCGAGCTGTGCCCGCCGGGGGTCATCGGTCCGTTCGCGCTGCAGTGCATCGTGGCCGCGGGACCGCCGAAGGAGCTCGTCTGTTACGACGTATCGCTGCGCATCCCCGGATCGCCCGGCACGCGCTACACGCCCTATTCGGCATACCGCTGGGGCCGGGACGTTTCCGTCGGGGAACGGATCGCCATGGAAGTCGTCATGGCGCGCGACACCGAGCGCCTCGAAGATGTGTTGACATAG
- the tpx gene encoding thiol peroxidase — protein MTVDNVQERAGAITFKGQPMTLLGPELRVGDPAPAFSLTAGDLSNVTREILLDEGRRPALLIAVPSLDTSVCSLESQKFNRRLGEIPGDIQAAVVSMDLPFAQARWCTAQGDVKLQMLSDYRDRNFGVNYGLLIRELGLLARAVIVIAKDGTISYVQIVREVADEPDYDAALRAAAAAS, from the coding sequence ATGACCGTCGATAACGTGCAAGAACGCGCAGGCGCCATAACATTCAAAGGCCAGCCGATGACGCTGCTCGGGCCGGAGCTCCGGGTAGGCGACCCGGCGCCCGCGTTCTCGTTGACAGCGGGCGACCTCTCGAACGTCACGCGCGAGATCCTGCTCGATGAGGGGCGGCGGCCGGCGCTGCTGATCGCCGTTCCGTCGCTCGACACGTCGGTGTGCTCGCTCGAATCGCAGAAATTCAACCGGCGCCTGGGTGAGATTCCCGGCGACATCCAAGCCGCCGTCGTGAGCATGGACCTGCCGTTCGCTCAGGCGCGCTGGTGCACGGCGCAGGGCGATGTGAAGCTGCAGATGCTCTCCGACTATCGCGACCGCAATTTCGGAGTGAACTACGGGCTGCTGATCCGCGAGCTCGGGCTGCTCGCCCGGGCGGTGATCGTCATCGCCAAGGACGGCACGATCTCGTACGTGCAGATCGTCCGTGAGGTCGCCGACGAGCCGGACTACGACGCGGCGCTGCGGGCCGCGGCCGCGGCCTCCTAA